TGATGGCGGCCATAACGGCCCGGCCGGCGGCGCTTGAATTCTACCGCACCCTGACCGCGCAGAACCGCTTCGCGCTGATCTTCCGCACCATCGCGCTCAAGACGCCGGCGGCGCGGGCGCGCAAGATCGCCGGCTTCGTCGCCATGCTCGAGCGCGGCGAGACCATCTATCCGCAAGGCAAGGGAAAGACGACATGAGCGCGCTGTGGTTCGCCTTTCTGCGCGGCATCAATCTGGGCAAGCGGCAGGTCAAGATGGCCGAGCTGCGGACGTGCCTCGAGGCGGCCGGCTTTGCCGATGTGAAAACCGTGGTGGCCAGCGGCAATGTGCGCCTGCGCGCCGAGGGCACTGCCTCGGCCATCAAGGACAAGCTCGAGGCCGCCATCGCGGCGCAATTCGGCTTTGACGTGGGCGTCGTACTGCGCTCGGAGACGGAGTTGACGGCCATGCTCGCGCAGCACCCCTTCGGCCGGCTCGACCCCGAGGCCGACCTCACCCGCCATGTGCTGATGTTCGACCGGGCCCTGCCCCCGGGCATCACGCTGGCCGACCAGCCCGGCCACACCGAAATTGTCCGCATCGACGCGCGCGACATCTATATTGCCGGTTACCGCCAGGCCAATGGCCGCTATACCGAAGGCGTCGAGGACGTGCTCAAGCCGCTTTATGCCCAGTTGGGCAAGGGTGGGCTCGACACCATGCGCAACTGGAACACGATGGAAAAGATGCTGGCATGATCACGGTTTTCGGCTCCACCAATCTCGACCAGATCGGCACCGTGCCGCGCCTGCCCTTGCCGGGCGAAACGGTGGCCGGTGGGGTCTTCTCCATGGCCGCAGGTGGCAAGGGCGCCAACCAGGCGCTCGCGGCCCGCCGCGCCGGGGCCTGCGTGCGCCATGTCTCGGCCGTCGGGCAGGACGCCTTTGCCCAGCCGGCTTTGGCCCTGCTGGCCAAAGCGGGTGTCGATCTGGGCGCCATGCGCCACACGGAAGGCGCCACCGGCATTGCCATGATCTTTGTCGATGCGGCGGGCGAAAATGTCATCGCCGTGCTGCCGGGCGCCAATGGCGCCATCACCCCCGATGATGCCGAGACGGCCATGGCCGGGCTGGGCAGCCAGGACCTGCTGCTGGTGCAGCAGGAAATCCCCCAGGCCGCCACGCGGCGGGCGCTGGAACTGGCCCGGGCGCAGGGCGTCACCAGCCTGCTCAACACGGCCCCTTTCCTCGCCGATACGGCGGACCTTGCCCCGCTGGCCAGTATTGTCGTGGCCAATGAAACCGAATTCGCCCTGCTCAGCGGGCGACCCGAAAGCGAACTGGACGCCGCCATGGCCGACTGGGCGGCCAAGCACGACCAGATCCTCATCGTTACCCTGGGCGGCGCCGGGGTGAAGGCCATTGCCCATGGCCAGACGCTGACCATCCCGGCTTTGCCGATCAAGCCGATCGATACCGTGGGCGCCGGCGATACCTTCGTGGGCTATCTCGCCGCCGGGCTCGATGCCGGCCTCGACCTCGAAACGGCCCTGCGCCGCGCCGCCGCAGCGGGGAGCCTGGCCTGCCTCAAGCCTGGCGCCCAGCCGGCGATCCCCATGGCCGAAGAGGTGGATGCGGCGCTGAAATAGCCGCTGCATGGCGCCTCTCGCAACGCCGTCGACGTGGCTACAGCCGACGCAAT
This sequence is a window from Devosia beringensis. Protein-coding genes within it:
- a CDS encoding DUF1697 domain-containing protein, with translation MSALWFAFLRGINLGKRQVKMAELRTCLEAAGFADVKTVVASGNVRLRAEGTASAIKDKLEAAIAAQFGFDVGVVLRSETELTAMLAQHPFGRLDPEADLTRHVLMFDRALPPGITLADQPGHTEIVRIDARDIYIAGYRQANGRYTEGVEDVLKPLYAQLGKGGLDTMRNWNTMEKMLA
- a CDS encoding ribokinase — protein: MITVFGSTNLDQIGTVPRLPLPGETVAGGVFSMAAGGKGANQALAARRAGACVRHVSAVGQDAFAQPALALLAKAGVDLGAMRHTEGATGIAMIFVDAAGENVIAVLPGANGAITPDDAETAMAGLGSQDLLLVQQEIPQAATRRALELARAQGVTSLLNTAPFLADTADLAPLASIVVANETEFALLSGRPESELDAAMADWAAKHDQILIVTLGGAGVKAIAHGQTLTIPALPIKPIDTVGAGDTFVGYLAAGLDAGLDLETALRRAAAAGSLACLKPGAQPAIPMAEEVDAALK